In a genomic window of Oncorhynchus keta strain PuntledgeMale-10-30-2019 chromosome 28, Oket_V2, whole genome shotgun sequence:
- the LOC118360426 gene encoding organic solute transporter subunit alpha-like, with amino-acid sequence MRGDNCSWLGAEIPLSWELFRVVKDELWLFIIPAGFAVIILALFLEEVGFFLRHVPSSRRRCLYLWILGMYPVFGLTSIIALYVPRSSSLCNFIASLYHSITLLKFMGLITDFFGGKARMLEILAGEQGSPDPFPCCCCCCLPMIAINRTSLGWMMAAVLQLSVVRTILFFVTLVLWTDEQYDYEHVDSVNLNVYVNAIISVSTFLSFYGHLLFYKATKRALPGYGLRAKFVCIIVVLVLCGLQNGILETMGALEVVPCSPPFSVLMRSQLIYHYSVIVEMFCICLFARHTFRKVEPSPEETFGLEERPHRGMLLEKAVQTEDVVPLRENPWPGWCGAGVSNPDYNSDSSEDSLWKIEHASLDRFPFPLQPRRQKMMPEKVTDESATLELSKLTVTADINFAESRDVTVV; translated from the exons ATGAGAGGTGACAACTGCAGCTGGTTAGGAGCAGAGATCCCACTGTCATGGGAGTTGTTCAGGG tggtcAAGGATGAGCTCTGGTTGTTTATCATTCCTGCCGGTTTTGCTGTGATCATTCTGGCCCTGTTCCTAGAAGAGGTGGGCTTCTTCCTGCGTCACGTGCCCTCCTCCAGACGCCGGTGCCTCTACTTGTGGATACTGGGCATGTACCCG GTCTTTGGATTAACCTCCATCATTGCACTGTATGTTCCTCGCTCCTCCTCACTTTGTAATTTCATAGCTTCTCT GTACCACTCAATCACTCTGCTAAAGTTTATGGGGCTCATCACAGACTTCTTTGGGGGAAAGGCCCGCATGCTGGAGATCTTAGCTGGAGAGCAGGGTTCTCCAGATCCATTCccatgttgctgctgctgttgcctccCTATGATAGCAATCAACAG GACCAGCCTGGGGTGGATGATGGCTGCTGTGCTTCAACTGTCTGTGGTCAGAACCATCCTGTTCTTTGTCACTCTGGTCCTCTGGACAGATGAGCAGTATGACTATGAACAT GTGGATTCTGTCAATCTCAATGTGTACGTGAATGCCATCATAAGTGTGTCTACCTTCCTGTCTTTCTATGGCCACTTGCTGTTTTACAAGGCCACCAAAAGGGCTCTGCCTGGCTATGGGCTGAGGGCCAAGTTTGTCTGTATCATTGTAGTGTTGGTGCTGTGTGGCCTTCAGAATGGAATCCTGGAGACCATGGGGGCCCTGGAGGTGGTGCCCtgctcccctcccttctctgttctCATGCGTTCCCAGT taatttaccactactctgtgatTGTGGAGATGTTCTGCATATGCCTCTTTGCCCGCCACACGTTCCGTAAGGTGGAGCCCAGTCCGGAGGAGACCTTTGGGTTGGAGGAGAGGCCCCACAGAGGTATGCTACTGGAGAAGGCAGTTCAGACTGAGGACGTGGTGCCACTCAGGGAGAACCCCTGGCCTGGCTGGTGCGGCGCTGGTGTCTCCAATCCCGACTATAACAGTGACAGCAGTGAGGACAGCCTCTGGAAGATCGAACACGCCTCCCTGGATCGCTTCCCTTTCCCTCTTCAACCCAGACGTCAAAAGATGATGCCAGAGAAGGTAACTGATGAAAGTGCCACTTTGGAGCTGTCCAAACTGACTGTTACTGCTGACATCAACTTTGCGGAGTCTAGGGATGTTACTGTTGTATGA